One genomic region from Actinocatenispora thailandica encodes:
- a CDS encoding NAD(P)/FAD-dependent oxidoreductase, translated as MTEPITPDGETERDEAREVGRPPGSSRPETFVVVGGGLTAGRAVETLRTDGYQGRIVLLTDEEEMPYERPPLSKGYLLGNDPRTVVFCHDESWYAQNRVEVRRGVRATMLDTTEHVLTLDGYHELRYDQLLLATGSRVRTLDVPGADLPGVRYLRTLDDADDLLALLRATGGGRRMVVVGAGWIGLEVAAAGISHGVSVTVVEPEPCPLRRVLGDEVGAFFAKLHADHGVDFRFGTTVEEIRGERGAVAGVRLSDGTELPAGVVVAGVGIRPAVELAVAAGIAVDDGIVTDERLRTSAQDVFAAGDVANSYRPWLGRRIRVEHWSNAQDGGVAAAHSMLGHDHVYDQVPFFFSDQYDLGLEYSGYVDDVADPDVRVAYRGDPGSREFIAFWLRGDRLLAGMNVNVWDVSGHIEAIVKAGRPVDESRLTDPSVPLESLAD; from the coding sequence ATGACCGAACCGATCACCCCGGACGGCGAGACCGAACGCGACGAGGCCCGCGAGGTGGGTCGCCCGCCGGGCAGCAGCAGGCCGGAGACGTTCGTCGTGGTCGGCGGCGGGCTCACCGCCGGCCGGGCGGTCGAGACGCTGCGCACCGACGGGTACCAGGGCCGCATCGTGCTGCTCACCGACGAGGAGGAGATGCCGTACGAGCGGCCCCCGCTGTCGAAGGGTTACCTGCTCGGCAACGACCCGCGCACCGTCGTGTTCTGCCACGACGAGTCCTGGTACGCGCAGAACCGGGTGGAGGTGCGCCGTGGCGTGCGGGCCACCATGCTCGACACCACCGAGCACGTGCTCACCCTGGACGGCTACCACGAGCTGCGCTACGACCAGCTGCTGCTCGCCACCGGGTCCCGGGTGCGCACCCTCGACGTGCCCGGCGCGGACCTGCCCGGGGTGCGCTACCTGCGCACCCTCGATGACGCCGACGACCTGCTCGCGCTGCTGCGCGCCACCGGTGGTGGCCGCCGGATGGTGGTGGTCGGCGCCGGCTGGATCGGCCTGGAGGTGGCCGCGGCCGGCATCTCGCACGGAGTGTCGGTGACCGTGGTCGAACCCGAGCCGTGCCCGCTGCGCCGGGTGCTCGGCGACGAAGTCGGCGCCTTCTTCGCCAAGCTGCACGCCGACCACGGCGTCGACTTCCGCTTCGGAACCACCGTCGAGGAGATCCGCGGGGAGCGCGGTGCGGTCGCCGGGGTACGGCTGTCCGACGGCACCGAGCTGCCGGCCGGCGTGGTCGTCGCCGGGGTCGGGATCCGGCCGGCGGTGGAGCTCGCGGTGGCCGCCGGCATCGCGGTGGACGACGGGATCGTCACCGACGAGCGGCTGCGCACCTCGGCGCAGGACGTGTTCGCGGCCGGTGACGTGGCCAACTCGTACCGGCCCTGGCTGGGCCGGCGGATCCGGGTCGAGCACTGGTCGAACGCGCAGGACGGCGGGGTCGCCGCGGCACACTCGATGCTCGGCCACGACCACGTGTACGACCAGGTGCCGTTCTTCTTCTCCGACCAGTACGACCTGGGGTTGGAGTACTCCGGCTACGTCGACGACGTGGCCGATCCGGACGTGCGGGTGGCGTACCGCGGCGACCCCGGCAGCCGCGAGTTCATCGCGTTCTGGCTGCGCGGCGACCGGTTGCTGGCCGGGATGAACGTCAACGTGTGGGACGTCAGCGGTCACATCGAGGCGATCGTGAAGGCCGGCCGGCCGGTCGACGAGTCCCGGTTGACCGACCCGTCGGTACCGCTGGAGTCGCTCGCCGACTGA
- a CDS encoding FAD-binding and (Fe-S)-binding domain-containing protein: MVETQDLVVALRRAGVPEVDASARRRAEYSTDASLYRVPPTAVAFPRHADEVAAALAVCRELGVPLTARGAGTSIAGNAVGTGLVLDFSRHLNRIEAVDPDARTAVVQPGVVLDQLQREIAPHRLRFGPEPSTHSRCTFGGMIGNNSCGSRALAYGRTADSVLDLDVLAGTGERLTAGRGADPASSPVLSALHRATREHLATIRTELGRFGRQVSGYSLEHLLPEHDFDVARALVGTEGGCAVLLRGTVSLVPVPPATTLVALGYPSMAAAADAVPALLPHRPIALEGLDIRIVEVVRSRRGAAAVPPLPAGEGWLFAELAGESPAELEAAAAALIADSGALDAAVVPDAAAVWRIREAGAALSQRSAHNQPAYAGWEDSAVPPEKLGAYLREFDELLAAQGLSGMPYGHFGDGCLHVRIDFPLSGGEPGVRRFREFLTEAAKLVASYGGSMSGEHGDGRARGELLPLMYSSAALSAFAAVKDAFDPDGVLNPGVIVRPRPVDADLRVPAARPVTDRLALAFRHDHGDFGTAVHRCTGVGVCRADNTGGGGVMCPSFVATRDEKDSTRGRSRVLQEMLNGTLVRDGWRSPEVHEALDLCLSCKGCASDCPAGVDMASYKAEVLHQAYRRRLRPVSHYTLGMLPRWSRLASRVPALANAALAAPGVAAVAKRLAGVDTRRSVPRFAPRTFRHWFHNRPYRTDGDPVLLWVDTFTNHFTPETGAAAVRVLERAGFAVQLPDPGLCCGLTWISTGQLDAAKRILRRSVATLAPHARRGVPIVGLEPSCTAVLRGDAVELLDHEVANRVAGATRTLAELLGERPGWQPPDLSGVEVLAQPHCHQHAVMGWDADRALLERAGAAVRSVGGCCGLAGNFGMERGHYEVSVAVAESALLPAVRDADADTVLLADGFSCRTQLADLGERPGRHLAELLDAAVSDR, from the coding sequence ATGGTCGAGACGCAGGATCTGGTGGTGGCGCTGCGGCGGGCCGGGGTGCCCGAGGTGGACGCCTCCGCCCGCCGCCGTGCCGAGTACTCCACCGACGCCTCGCTGTACCGGGTGCCACCGACCGCGGTGGCCTTCCCGCGGCACGCGGACGAGGTCGCCGCGGCGCTGGCGGTCTGCCGCGAGCTGGGAGTGCCGCTGACCGCGCGCGGCGCCGGTACCTCGATCGCCGGCAACGCGGTCGGCACCGGCCTGGTGCTCGACTTCTCCCGGCACCTGAACCGGATCGAGGCGGTGGACCCGGACGCCCGGACCGCGGTGGTGCAGCCGGGGGTGGTGCTCGACCAGCTGCAGCGGGAGATCGCGCCGCACCGGCTGCGGTTCGGTCCGGAACCGTCCACGCACAGCCGCTGCACGTTCGGCGGCATGATCGGCAACAACTCGTGCGGCTCCCGGGCCCTCGCCTACGGGCGCACCGCGGACAGCGTGCTCGACCTGGACGTGCTGGCCGGCACCGGGGAGCGGCTCACCGCGGGCCGCGGCGCCGACCCGGCGTCCTCGCCGGTGCTGTCCGCGCTGCACCGGGCCACCCGCGAGCACCTGGCGACCATCCGTACCGAGCTGGGCCGGTTCGGCCGGCAGGTGTCCGGCTATTCGCTGGAGCACCTGCTGCCGGAGCACGACTTCGACGTGGCGCGGGCGCTGGTCGGTACCGAGGGCGGCTGTGCGGTGCTGCTGCGCGGCACCGTCTCGCTGGTGCCGGTGCCGCCGGCGACCACGCTGGTCGCGCTCGGCTACCCGAGCATGGCGGCGGCCGCCGACGCGGTACCGGCGTTGCTGCCGCACCGGCCGATCGCGCTGGAGGGGTTGGACATCCGGATCGTCGAGGTGGTGCGCAGCCGCCGCGGGGCAGCCGCGGTGCCACCGCTGCCGGCCGGCGAGGGCTGGCTGTTCGCCGAGCTGGCCGGCGAGTCACCGGCGGAGCTGGAAGCCGCCGCGGCGGCGCTGATCGCCGACTCGGGTGCGCTGGACGCCGCGGTGGTGCCGGATGCGGCGGCGGTGTGGCGGATCCGGGAGGCCGGCGCCGCGCTGTCCCAGCGGTCGGCGCACAACCAGCCCGCCTACGCGGGGTGGGAGGACTCGGCGGTGCCGCCGGAGAAGCTCGGTGCCTACCTGCGTGAGTTCGACGAGCTGCTGGCGGCGCAGGGCCTGTCCGGCATGCCGTACGGGCACTTCGGCGACGGTTGCCTGCACGTGCGGATCGACTTCCCGCTGTCCGGCGGCGAACCCGGAGTGCGGCGGTTCCGCGAGTTCCTGACCGAGGCGGCGAAGCTGGTCGCCTCGTACGGCGGGTCGATGTCCGGCGAGCACGGCGACGGGCGGGCCCGCGGCGAGCTGCTGCCACTGATGTACTCGTCGGCCGCGCTGTCCGCGTTCGCCGCGGTCAAGGACGCGTTCGACCCGGACGGGGTGCTCAACCCCGGGGTGATCGTGCGGCCCCGTCCGGTCGACGCCGATCTGCGGGTACCGGCGGCCCGCCCGGTCACCGACCGGCTGGCGCTGGCGTTCCGGCACGACCACGGCGATTTCGGCACGGCCGTGCACCGCTGTACCGGGGTGGGCGTGTGCCGCGCCGACAACACCGGCGGTGGCGGCGTGATGTGCCCGTCGTTCGTCGCCACCCGGGACGAGAAGGACTCCACCCGGGGCCGTTCCCGGGTGCTGCAGGAGATGCTGAACGGCACGCTGGTCCGCGACGGTTGGCGCTCCCCGGAGGTGCACGAGGCGCTGGACCTGTGCCTGTCCTGCAAGGGCTGCGCGAGCGACTGCCCGGCCGGCGTGGACATGGCGAGCTACAAGGCGGAGGTGCTGCACCAGGCGTACCGGCGGCGGCTGCGGCCGGTGTCGCACTACACGCTGGGGATGCTGCCGCGATGGTCCCGGCTGGCGTCGCGGGTGCCGGCGCTGGCCAACGCCGCGCTGGCCGCGCCCGGGGTGGCGGCGGTGGCGAAGCGGCTGGCCGGGGTGGACACCCGGCGCTCGGTGCCGCGGTTCGCGCCGCGCACGTTCCGGCACTGGTTCCACAACCGTCCATATCGGACGGACGGGGATCCGGTGCTGCTCTGGGTGGACACCTTCACCAACCACTTCACCCCGGAGACCGGTGCCGCGGCGGTGCGGGTACTGGAACGGGCCGGGTTCGCCGTGCAGCTGCCCGATCCGGGGCTGTGCTGCGGGCTGACCTGGATCTCCACCGGCCAGCTGGACGCGGCGAAGCGCATCCTGCGCCGGTCGGTGGCCACCCTCGCGCCGCACGCCCGCCGCGGCGTGCCGATCGTGGGCCTGGAGCCGTCCTGCACCGCGGTGCTGCGCGGCGACGCCGTGGAACTGCTCGACCACGAGGTCGCCAACCGGGTCGCGGGCGCCACCCGTACCCTCGCCGAGCTGCTCGGCGAGCGCCCCGGCTGGCAGCCGCCGGACCTGTCCGGGGTCGAGGTGCTCGCCCAGCCGCACTGCCACCAGCATGCGGTGATGGGGTGGGACGCGGACCGGGCACTGCTGGAGCGGGCCGGCGCGGCGGTCCGGTCGGTCGGCGGCTGTTGCGGCCTCGCCGGCAACTTCGGGATGGAACGCGGCCACTACGAGGTGTCCGTCGCGGTGGCCGAGTCGGCGCTGCTGCCCGCGGTCCGCGACGCGGACGCCGACACGGTGCTGCTCGCCGACGGCTTCTCCTGCCGTACCCAGCTGGCCGACCTCGGCGAGCGCCCCGGCCGGCACCTGGCCGAGCTGCTCGACGCCGCCGTCTCGGACCGCTGA
- a CDS encoding TetR/AcrR family transcriptional regulator C-terminal domain-containing protein: MAATYRQIVTDIRGRIESGELAPGAAVPSTRRLVADYGVAMATATKALTALRQAGLVRAVHGVGTVVAEPASAPVPTTPEARPPEARPTEAPPTTTRRTAGHAARPAGPVGRDEVVRTAIAIADADGLAGVSMRRVAAELGIATMSLYRHVASRDELVTRMLDAAIGEQPLPAEPPAGWRARCTVAARTMWAFCQRHPWAAPALSMTRPQSIPNGMDYTEWLLAAFDGYGLDLDTRFRAGLIVLMYVRGLAVNIEPELRAQEDTGLTDEEWMEQQKPSMLAVVDPERFPQLSSAMHDEVDADLASMFEFGLQRLLDGIEVFLAAPAP; this comes from the coding sequence ATGGCGGCGACGTACCGGCAGATCGTGACGGACATCCGGGGCCGCATCGAGTCCGGCGAGCTGGCCCCCGGCGCGGCCGTACCGTCGACCCGGCGGCTGGTGGCCGACTACGGAGTGGCGATGGCGACCGCCACCAAGGCGCTGACCGCGCTGCGCCAGGCCGGCCTGGTCCGGGCGGTGCACGGGGTCGGCACCGTCGTCGCCGAGCCGGCGAGCGCGCCGGTCCCGACCACGCCCGAGGCCCGGCCGCCCGAGGCCCGGCCGACCGAGGCCCCGCCGACCACGACCCGGCGGACCGCGGGGCACGCCGCGCGGCCGGCGGGCCCGGTCGGCCGGGACGAGGTGGTGCGCACCGCGATCGCGATCGCCGACGCGGACGGCCTGGCCGGGGTCTCGATGCGCCGGGTCGCCGCCGAGCTGGGCATCGCCACCATGTCGCTGTACCGCCACGTGGCCAGCCGGGACGAGCTGGTGACCCGGATGCTCGACGCGGCGATCGGCGAGCAGCCGCTGCCCGCCGAGCCGCCGGCCGGCTGGCGGGCCCGGTGCACCGTCGCCGCCCGGACGATGTGGGCGTTCTGCCAGCGGCATCCGTGGGCCGCGCCGGCCCTGTCGATGACCCGGCCACAGTCGATCCCGAACGGGATGGACTACACCGAGTGGCTGCTCGCCGCCTTCGACGGGTACGGCCTGGACCTCGACACCAGGTTCCGGGCCGGCCTGATCGTGCTGATGTACGTGCGCGGGCTCGCGGTCAACATCGAGCCGGAGCTGCGGGCCCAGGAGGACACCGGGCTCACCGACGAGGAGTGGATGGAGCAGCAGAAGCCGTCGATGCTCGCCGTCGTCGACCCGGAGCGCTTCCCGCAGCTGTCGTCGGCGATGCACGACGAGGTCGACGCGGACCTGGCGTCGATGTTCGAGTTCGGCCTGCAGCGGCTGCTCGACGGCATCGAGGTCTTCCTCGCCGCGCCGGCACCCTGA
- a CDS encoding RtcB family protein — protein MSYSLLPGTAAPVRMWTDPSTVDGDALRQLRNIGSLPWVHGIAVMPDVHLGKGATVGSVIAMRQAVAPAAVGVDIGCGMSAVRTSLTAAQLPDDLGSLRSAIEAVVPVGFAAHDDPVDPRRLWGVKTAGWAEFWHRFGGLHQGVRHRQVRAMKQLGTLGGGNHFCEVCVDTSDSVWVLLHSGSRNIGKELAERHMAVARKLPHNADLPDRDLAVFVAGTPEMAAYRRDLYWAQEYARRNRELMLALVSGVLRAELPGIRFDEPISCHHNYVAEETYDGVELLVTRKGAIRAGRGELGIIPGSMGTGSYLVRGLGNTDAFVSASHGAGRRMSRTKAKQIYREADLAAQTAGIECRKDAGVVDEIPAAYKDLDQVMAQQSDLVEVVQQLRQVICIKG, from the coding sequence ATGTCGTACTCGTTGCTGCCCGGCACCGCCGCGCCGGTGCGGATGTGGACCGATCCCTCCACTGTGGACGGCGATGCGCTGCGGCAGCTGCGCAACATCGGTTCGCTGCCCTGGGTGCACGGGATCGCGGTGATGCCGGACGTGCACCTGGGCAAGGGCGCGACGGTCGGTTCGGTGATCGCGATGCGGCAGGCGGTCGCGCCGGCCGCGGTCGGCGTCGACATCGGCTGCGGCATGTCCGCGGTCCGCACCTCGCTGACCGCCGCGCAGCTGCCGGACGATCTCGGTTCGCTGCGGTCGGCGATCGAGGCGGTCGTGCCGGTCGGCTTCGCCGCGCACGACGACCCGGTCGACCCGCGTCGCCTGTGGGGCGTCAAGACCGCGGGCTGGGCCGAGTTCTGGCACCGGTTCGGGGGTCTGCACCAGGGCGTCCGGCACCGCCAGGTACGGGCGATGAAGCAGCTCGGCACGCTCGGCGGCGGCAACCACTTTTGCGAGGTTTGCGTCGATACATCGGATTCGGTGTGGGTGCTGTTGCACTCCGGATCCCGCAACATCGGCAAGGAACTGGCCGAGCGGCACATGGCGGTGGCCCGCAAGCTGCCGCACAATGCCGACCTGCCCGACCGGGACCTCGCGGTCTTCGTCGCCGGCACGCCGGAGATGGCCGCCTACCGCCGCGACCTGTACTGGGCGCAGGAGTACGCCCGGCGCAACCGGGAGCTGATGCTCGCGCTGGTGTCCGGCGTGCTGCGGGCCGAGCTGCCCGGCATCCGGTTCGACGAGCCGATCTCCTGTCACCACAACTACGTGGCCGAGGAGACGTACGACGGGGTGGAGCTGCTGGTGACCCGCAAGGGCGCGATCCGCGCCGGCCGCGGTGAGCTCGGCATCATCCCCGGCTCGATGGGCACCGGCTCGTACCTGGTTCGCGGCCTGGGCAACACCGACGCGTTCGTGTCCGCGTCGCACGGCGCCGGGCGGCGAATGAGCCGCACCAAGGCGAAGCAGATCTACCGGGAGGCGGACCTCGCCGCCCAGACCGCGGGTATCGAGTGCCGCAAGGATGCGGGTGTGGTCGACGAGATCCCGGCCGCGTACAAGGATCTGGATCAGGTGATGGCGCAGCAGTCGGATCTGGTCGAGGTGGTCCAGCAGCTGCGCCAGGTCATCTGCATCAAGGGCTGA
- a CDS encoding FAD-dependent monooxygenase, translated as MTQVLISGASIAGPALAYWLRRYGMDVTVVERAPALRPGGQGIDVRGAARTVIERMGLIDQVRAAHTGTRGIANVDEHNRRTAEMSAEAFGDSGGIVADLEILRADLSRILVEAADGVEYLFDDTITALDQHAGGVDVTFERAGARRFDLVVGADGIFSATRRIAFGADDWRMADSGYHRAVFTARTSLRLDGWELMYSMPAGNGTTGGRNVLLYPAHDEARAMFHFACDPIDYDRRDIAAQKAIVARVFAGERWQVPELLASMADAPDFYFDRVGKIEMTRWYRDRVILLGDSCFAGSVGMGTSMAIVGAYVLAGELAAAGGDHRTGYPAYQARMAGYVAANRKPLPGGVKGFLPATRRGIRLRDWSMRMMTKLPGGGMMMGGIDKAVNAIDLPDYPVPAAR; from the coding sequence ATGACCCAGGTGCTGATCAGCGGGGCGAGCATCGCCGGCCCGGCACTCGCGTACTGGCTGCGCCGGTACGGGATGGACGTCACGGTGGTGGAGCGGGCACCGGCGCTGCGGCCCGGCGGCCAGGGCATCGACGTGCGCGGCGCGGCCCGCACGGTGATCGAACGGATGGGGCTGATCGACCAGGTGCGCGCCGCGCACACCGGCACCCGCGGCATCGCCAACGTGGACGAGCACAACCGGCGCACTGCGGAGATGTCCGCCGAGGCGTTCGGCGACTCCGGCGGCATCGTGGCGGATCTGGAGATCCTGCGCGCCGACCTCTCCCGGATCCTGGTCGAGGCCGCCGACGGGGTGGAGTACCTGTTCGACGACACGATCACCGCGCTCGACCAGCATGCCGGCGGGGTCGACGTGACGTTCGAGCGGGCCGGCGCGCGACGGTTCGACCTGGTGGTCGGCGCGGACGGGATCTTCTCGGCGACCCGCCGGATCGCCTTCGGAGCCGACGACTGGCGGATGGCCGACTCCGGCTACCACCGGGCGGTGTTCACCGCCCGCACCTCGCTGCGGCTGGACGGCTGGGAGCTGATGTACTCGATGCCGGCCGGCAACGGCACCACCGGCGGCCGCAACGTGCTGCTCTACCCGGCGCACGACGAGGCGCGGGCGATGTTCCACTTCGCCTGCGACCCGATCGACTACGACCGGCGCGACATCGCTGCGCAGAAGGCGATCGTGGCGCGGGTCTTCGCCGGGGAGCGCTGGCAGGTGCCGGAACTGCTCGCCTCGATGGCGGACGCGCCCGACTTCTACTTCGACCGGGTCGGGAAGATCGAGATGACCCGCTGGTACCGGGACCGGGTGATCCTGCTCGGTGACTCCTGCTTCGCCGGATCGGTCGGGATGGGTACCTCGATGGCGATCGTCGGCGCCTACGTGCTGGCTGGCGAGCTCGCCGCGGCCGGCGGCGACCACCGCACCGGGTACCCGGCGTACCAGGCGCGGATGGCCGGCTACGTGGCGGCGAACCGCAAGCCGCTGCCGGGCGGGGTGAAGGGCTTCCTGCCGGCGACCCGCCGCGGCATCCGGCTGCGCGACTGGTCGATGCGGATGATGACGAAGCTGCCCGGCGGCGGCATGATGATGGGCGGCATCGACAAGGCGGTGAACGCCATCGACCTGCCCGACTATCCGGTGCCGGCCGCCCGCTGA
- a CDS encoding ABC transporter permease: MLGRSMRHITRSLDTIITVTIMPIGFMLLFVFVFGGAIQAGTDHYVDYLMPGILLIAIASGISYTAFRLFNDLKGGIFERFHSMPIARSSVLWGHVLTSLVSNLVSVAIIVGVGFAIGFRSPAGVAAWLAVVGILVLFTLALTWIAVIAGLSASSPDGATAFSYPIIFLPFVSSAFVPTDTMPGPVRAFAENQPVTSIVNAIRALLARQPVGHDIWIALAWCVGILVAAYAVAMVVYRRKIG; this comes from the coding sequence ATGCTCGGGCGCTCCATGCGGCACATCACCCGCAGCCTGGACACCATCATCACCGTCACGATCATGCCGATCGGGTTCATGCTGCTGTTCGTCTTCGTGTTCGGCGGCGCGATCCAGGCCGGCACCGACCACTACGTCGACTACCTGATGCCCGGCATCCTGCTCATCGCGATCGCGAGCGGCATCTCCTACACCGCGTTCCGGCTGTTCAACGACCTCAAGGGCGGCATCTTCGAACGGTTCCACTCGATGCCGATCGCCCGGTCCTCGGTGCTGTGGGGACACGTACTGACCTCGCTGGTGTCCAACCTGGTCTCGGTGGCGATCATCGTCGGGGTCGGCTTCGCGATCGGCTTCCGCTCCCCGGCCGGGGTTGCGGCCTGGCTCGCCGTGGTCGGCATCCTGGTGCTGTTCACGCTCGCACTGACCTGGATCGCGGTGATCGCCGGGCTGTCCGCGTCCTCCCCGGACGGGGCGACCGCGTTCTCCTACCCGATCATCTTCCTGCCGTTCGTCAGCTCGGCGTTCGTACCCACCGACACGATGCCCGGGCCGGTCCGCGCCTTCGCCGAGAACCAGCCGGTCACCTCGATCGTGAACGCGATCCGGGCGTTGCTGGCCCGGCAGCCGGTCGGCCACGACATCTGGATCGCGCTCGCCTGGTGCGTCGGCATCCTGGTCGCCGCGTACGCGGTGGCGATGGTCGTCTACCGGCGCAAGATCGGCTGA
- a CDS encoding ABC transporter ATP-binding protein: protein MTAAPAIQVKGLRKSYQKLQVLKGVDFDVPRGSIFALLGSNGAGKTTVVRILATLLEPDDGVLRVNGLDVTDQPGKVRDSISLTGQFAAVDEILTGRENLVMIARLRRVADPRRVADELLDRFRLTEAGGRRVATYSGGMRRRLDIAMSLIGDPAVIFLDEPSTGLDPQARLEVWQVIQDLADSGTTVLLTTQYLDEAEKLADRIAILHEGTIIVSGTLAELRQLLPPAQVEYVERQPTLEDIFLAIVDGDDTRQKQKQS, encoded by the coding sequence ATGACTGCTGCGCCGGCTATCCAGGTCAAGGGACTGCGCAAGTCCTACCAGAAACTCCAGGTGCTCAAGGGCGTCGACTTCGACGTACCGCGCGGGAGCATCTTCGCGCTGCTCGGCTCCAACGGTGCCGGCAAGACCACCGTGGTGCGCATCCTCGCCACCCTGCTCGAGCCGGACGACGGTGTCCTGCGCGTCAACGGGCTCGACGTGACCGACCAGCCGGGCAAGGTGCGTGACTCGATCAGCCTGACCGGGCAGTTCGCGGCGGTGGACGAGATCCTCACCGGCCGGGAGAACCTGGTCATGATCGCGCGGCTGCGGCGAGTCGCCGACCCCCGCCGGGTGGCCGACGAGCTGCTCGACCGGTTCCGGCTCACCGAGGCGGGCGGGCGGCGGGTCGCGACCTACTCCGGCGGCATGCGCCGCCGGCTGGACATCGCGATGAGTCTCATCGGCGACCCGGCGGTGATCTTCCTCGACGAGCCGAGTACCGGGCTGGACCCGCAGGCCCGGCTGGAGGTCTGGCAGGTGATCCAGGACCTCGCCGACAGCGGGACCACGGTGCTGCTGACCACCCAGTACCTGGACGAGGCGGAGAAGCTCGCCGACCGCATCGCGATCCTGCACGAGGGCACGATCATCGTCTCCGGCACGCTCGCCGAGCTGCGGCAGCTGCTACCGCCGGCGCAGGTGGAGTACGTGGAGCGGCAGCCGACGCTGGAGGACATCTTCCTGGCGATCGTCGACGGCGACGACACCCGCCAGAAGCAGAAGCAGTCGTGA
- a CDS encoding DUF4097 family beta strand repeat-containing protein, with product MPSYDTPEPISVTADLFVGNLTVHATDRTSTVVEVVPTDPNDESNVRAAEQARVEYADGVLRIRSTRLRNWISWSNKTWSIDVTIQLPTGSAVRSSATMGDVVTTGTLGDCQVKSGTGRLRLERTGALRARTVGDIDIGRIDGTAEVSTGSGTIRIGALGGNAVVKNSNGMTEIDAITGDAQVRSSNGNITIGDAGGSVQARTAAGSVQIERAIRGRVDAETGFGNLRIGLAHGSAAKLDLETKFGRIDNTLDSSDGPAPSDEVVTVRCRTSYGEIALGRA from the coding sequence ATGCCCAGCTACGACACACCCGAACCCATCTCGGTGACCGCGGACCTGTTCGTCGGCAACCTCACCGTGCACGCCACCGACCGCACCAGCACCGTGGTCGAGGTGGTACCGACCGACCCGAACGACGAGTCGAACGTGCGCGCCGCCGAACAGGCCAGGGTCGAGTACGCCGACGGCGTGCTGCGGATCCGCAGCACCCGACTGCGCAACTGGATCTCCTGGAGCAACAAGACCTGGTCGATCGACGTGACCATCCAGTTGCCCACCGGATCCGCGGTGCGCAGCTCCGCCACGATGGGCGACGTCGTCACCACCGGCACGCTCGGCGACTGCCAGGTCAAGTCCGGCACCGGGCGGCTGCGGCTGGAGCGCACCGGTGCGCTGCGGGCCCGCACCGTCGGCGACATCGACATCGGCCGCATCGACGGCACCGCCGAGGTGTCCACCGGCTCCGGCACCATCCGGATCGGCGCCCTCGGCGGCAACGCCGTGGTCAAGAACTCCAACGGGATGACCGAGATCGACGCGATCACCGGGGACGCCCAGGTCCGCTCGTCCAACGGCAACATCACCATCGGCGACGCCGGCGGCAGCGTGCAGGCGCGCACCGCGGCCGGATCGGTCCAGATCGAACGGGCGATCCGCGGCAGGGTCGACGCCGAGACCGGGTTCGGCAACCTGCGGATCGGTCTCGCCCACGGCAGCGCCGCCAAGCTCGACCTGGAGACCAAGTTCGGGCGGATCGACAACACGCTCGACAGCTCCGACGGCCCGGCGCCGTCCGACGAGGTGGTCACCGTCCGGTGCCGCACCTCGTACGGCGAGATCGCGCTCGGCCGGGCCTGA